One Rhinolophus ferrumequinum isolate MPI-CBG mRhiFer1 chromosome X, mRhiFer1_v1.p, whole genome shotgun sequence genomic window, TTATACTACTTTAAGGGCACACAGCACTGCAATTTTATATATCAGGTACCAAAGGTTAAAAGGTTAAGAACATTTGATGACTCATGAAGACTTTGTTTTCatggcttttttctttcaacatgcTGTATATTCTTTATGTCCACTCTTCATTACCTACCAAAAAGGAGTTTAACGTGAATAATTATACCTTTTGACATCTgtatgtagatttaaaaaaaaaatcaccataccatataatgaaaatattttcctctcagATGTTGGATTAACATAGCTCAAAGACTAGAAATACTTTTCTGTATCTTGCCAGATTCATACCATATTTTCATCCGATTGGTatgctcaaaaaaagaaaatatcaaagtcTTAAAATTATACTTTGGCTTCTGTTGTTTTGAAAAGTAGACCTCAGATACTTTGTAGATTTCAGACATGAGTTTTCTACATTGTAAAATGTGCAGTTACAGAGAGGTAGtcatttttagggtttttttttccttaaaatcatttcttttgaCAGAACtgttacaacttttaaaaaattcattcaggggtggccggatggctcagttggttagagcgcgagctctcaacaaggttgccggttcaattcccgcatgggatggtgggctgtgccccctgcaactaaagattgaaaacagagactggacttggagcggagctgcaccctccacaactagactgaaggacaacaacttggagccgatgggccctggagaaacacactgttccccaagattccccaataaaatttttaaaaacatccattCAAAAAGAGACTTGCTGAGTTCTCCATTCACTTCTCCATTTCTGGAAGTTTGATTTTTCAATTCAAACAGACTCTTCCTGATGAACGTATGATTAATGGATAATCAATATATTCTACTGCTGCCTCTGTACTTTAGCACCCACCAACATATGACTGCTGCTTCTGGAGCCTCAGTTATTTTTCAAGCACAGGCTGCCATCCAAAGAACCCTTCTCTACTCAAGGACTCACCAAAAGCCCCTGCTCATGAACCCACAACCTCcactctcccagcccccacctcatTCTTCTGCACCAACCTCCCCTTCATGGCAATAGGACAAGGGACAATAAGGAAATTAATATGGAGGTTGCTCTCACAGTCACAACAGGGTCCAAAAGTTGTATTCATAAATGTCTTTCCTACCCCTAAACAATGAAAACTCCAAATAAATCGCCCcactaaataattataaaaggtCATGCTTTACTATTCGGTACTACTTTTGTGAGCTTCCATGGAAgtcatttattataaagaatggaagttctttgagggcagagaATTCTGTTAATGTGTGTATAATTCAAGAGCTCTAAGTTGCCACCAATTTTAAGATGCCTTTCAAACAGCAAAAACGTGCAACAAACAAATGTGCCTCCTATAATCAATGAAATATGGTAACAGAATAACTTGCACAcattaagtgcttaataaatgcttactgaagtgaattacattttgtaaaagtttctttggtaaagtattttGAGGCCTAAGCAACCAGCTTACAGATAAGTCTGTAGTGGACAGAGACGTATAACTTAAGCTTTGCCTATTTCTACTAGCCAATTTGAAAAGAATGGAAGTTCTCTGCAAAGTGGCGTGTTTCTATCCAGGTGTatgtctgtttctcttctttttctgcttaCCTCATCAATTAGTTTCCTGGCATTTGCGATAGTATAATCACCAGCAAATAATACCACTAAGCATGATTCATCACTGCTCTTCTGTCTTTGACCCCGGGAGACGGGAACGATACTTCTATTGGCTTCTGTGGAAACACGAACAGCTTTGAGCTCTTCAGTAGTAGGCAGAGGAACGTGGTCTTGAACTACAACATCTTCAGGAAGAAGGCTCCAGTTGCGTTCTCCTGACACAGGTGTAAAGTCATGGATGTTACTCCAAGTATTATTGAAGATACTTAGCCCTGCATCTTTGAACTGGAAAGCTAATTCAGGGTAGTACCATTGAAAACAGCCAAACTTGATATTTGTGGAAGACTCAATAATGGGTTGAGTGGCACAGCACAAAAAGACTTCTAGCTTCCTACAGTCCCGCACACGAAACTGTTGGCAGGCTAGTGCACACTTGCAATCTCTGCAATTCCGGAAAAACACACTGCCTTTCACGGGTCCCAGAAAAATGATGCAGTTAGTACAGTCATCGATGGTAACTGTAGCAGAGTGATCAAAAATATAGATGTTACAGTTCTCACAGTCTTGAATGAGAAACTGCTGCCCTGCCACCTTCCCAGGTAAGCGACCTATTGTTTCATCCTTCAGCCCATTGAACATGTAGTCTTTTGGATCAACCTGCAGGAACAAAACACAGACATTGAGTGTTATTAACACTATGCAACAAATTTTAATTGTCTACTGGGCCAGGCATCATTCTTAGTGCCAAAATAATATGTTCCTATTCTCACTGACTTTGCAACATAGTAAGAAAATGAACAGgacaatttttttcccaataaataaaaggcaaaaggTGAAAAAGGTAGAAGAAACTGTTATAGATAAAGAAAGACTCAAGGACATTATCAACCAAACAATGTGTGGACATTGTTTGGATCCTGTTTCAAAGAACAAACtgtaaaaacatgtttttgaaacAATTGGGGAAATTCTCACACTTACACACAGCATACTGGATATTAAGGAATATTTCAGCTCTGaccctatttctttttctgatgattcacttttaaaaattcttctccTTCTTTAAAAACTTGTGAAATTGGAAATACACCCAgattgaaatatatttctctatCCTTCCATGAATTGGTGAATGAGTCTTAGTTCCTAAACCCTGACTAATTTCTGCAATatgctccagaaaatggaagAACCTGAAGGTACAAGAATCACAGTATGTCAGAACTTGCATGTACAAATTtgattcaaacatttattgagctagtcctataatgaaaattttcaattttcaccATTTCCATCCTTAGATATTCTAAACTAAAGctcacataattttttaaaacagtacgCCTGGAATttgtctgattattttttaactgttaaCTGACCTATCAAAATAAAGTCACTTAaaagaccatttttatttttccaaattactttTGAATCTACTTGCACTGTTTTACCTCTTTGTGAGTACATAAATTTCATGCAAAACTATTCATGCACCAGAAACAGGCTGCCATAGATCCAGTATGTAAAAATTCGATAATTTAATCATCTTAATCATCAGCAAACTAGCTTAATGTGACTTATTcaatatagcaaaataaatattcttatccAGTTTTACATAATGTATTAAAGGAAGTACTGGTCTGTAGCATAAGGCAACAAGAGGCACTTGTTTTCCAGTCTCTATTTTGTTACCCATGAGCAACACAATCTTGAAAAAGGTACTTTAACTTTTTGGATCTTCAGACATTCAACCATTTGAATACCCAATATGAGCCAGACATTGTTTTAGGCACTAAAGTGAATATGAGCAGCACTTTCCATAAGAGAAGTAAACACTAACCTAaacagatgatttaaaaatgaccCGGCTTTATAATGAGAAGTGCCCGGAATATTCTGGAAACACAGAGGAGGGACACCTGGGGCAGGGGATTTAGGGGTGTAAGACTTTCTGTACAAAGTGAGAAAGAATAAGCTGGAGTTCACCAGGTAGAAGGGATGGAAGTAAAGGACCCTCCCTTCCCACCATAggcaaaagtaaaagaatgaacaaaataacTCTTCAGGGAGTATGAGGAGAACTAAACGTGGTTTCGAGTTACCAGTGATACTGGACCGGAAGCAGATGAAGCTAGAGAGGTAGGCATGAGCCATATTATAAAGCTTTGAAGTTATCCATGGGCAACAGGGTACCAGAGAAGGatttaaataagcaaaatttacatttcagaaagattattctggtaaaaagaaggaaaagtggaaCATGGATCTCAGAGGCCGTTGTAATCGTCCAGAAAGGTCTAGAACTAGAGCAGTGGTTAGTAAAGAAGAGGAAGATGGGACAAATTTGAGAGAAACTGAGGAAGTAGAATCAGCAGGTCTGGTAGGTAGTTCAGTGGCAGAAGGATGGGTCAAAAATGCTTCCTAGTTCTCTAATCCagtgtttttcaacttttttgaACACAATCCACATTAGTACAGCCCAGTACACATACTTTTGAGTAtttgtgcatgcacacatactAATACAAACAAAACTTCCACAGACTAATACTTACCCTCATTTTGTATTAAGCCCTCTATTATTGTCTATTGTCCTACCCACATGTTTGAAAAAGCCCTGCTCTGGTTTATGTGACTGGATGTCGATAGTgccacacaccaaaaaaaaaaaaacaaagcactgGAGTTAGCACAGGTTTCACGTAGGAAGAGGTGGTCAAGCAATTCCATTTTTGGGATTTTACAGGTGATGCTCGTATACATACAGGTACAGTGTCCACTTTGGTCTCTACCAAGACACTGAACTAGCACAGCTGCTGGCTCCCCATTGCTCTCGATCTACCCCTTGAGGGACTAAATAAGGAAAGCACCAAGAAAAGGGGAAACTATGAGAAACCCCTATGGTGGAATGTGGGAGGGTAACACAGAAAAGGAACCGCTGGGATTTCTGCTCTTGCTTCTCCCCCTCCCAAATCTTGAGATAATAGTGCATCCCCCACACCCCTTGGGACTCAGACCTCTGGTCCAGACTTCATTCAGAGTAAATTCAGGGGAGGACAGGAACTCTGCGCTGGTGAAGAGCTGAGAAAAAACAGGCGGGGACTTAATTTGACAGTTGTTCAGGACCTCTCCAAGCCCCCAGAACTGATGAATTAAAATCTAAGGAATGACTTCTAATGCTGCTTTTCTCAATTATTCACTGGTCAAGGATACcggaaaaataaaaccaacaagaATACAGAAGATCCAAATTACACCATGAATAAATTTGAGTTCTGCATTAATGAGCagagtatgaggtgtgatcaaacaataccgtgaatgtttaaataaaaaaaatattacagtaaaagacacattgccattaatccccctcagaagaCTCcacctcacttcgaacacacttactccatcattcttgccactttctgaagtattTCGGGacatcctctttcatgagtgtctttagttgccctgtcatggctccctcgatgtcctgaatcattttgactttgggggaagagccagaagtcgcaaggtgccagatccagtgactaaggtagatgaggacacaccatgtttttatttgacagagattgctgtaccagaagcgatgtgtgacatggagcctttctgttgtgatcacaaaatacagagaATGCTGGTGCCAAGTGCTGTCCAATGGAAAGGCAtagatcttcaatatgggaagtgacGCGTCTGATGCGTCAAAACTtattaacagtgtgtgacaagtttcaacttgtttggcgcagtcagtcgggtgtgagctacggttgagggaaggggtgttttaaagtgtgctgtaaatcatggcTCACGAACAAAGCATTAatatgaaatgggcaaacggtttcatcctccattgtgacaacactccatgtcacacataacttctggtatggcaatttctgtcaaataaaaacattatggcatgtcctcatccaccttattcaccagatctggtactgTATGACTTAGggctcttcccaaaagtcaaaatgaccgtgaaaggtaaattttttgaatcaattcaggacatcaaggcagccaggacagcacaactaaagatactcacaaaagaggacttccagaactgcttcagaaaatggcaagaacaataggataagtgtgtttgaagtgaggtggagtgttttgagggggattaatggcaatgtggtttactgtaataaattttttaatttaaatattcaccatattttgtgatcacacctcgtatacttacaatttttcttaagcacacattaaaaatttttttgtaaaaatcatgtactactgtgtttccccgaaaataagacctagccagacaatcagctctaatgtgttttatggaacaaaaattaatgtaagacctggtcttattttactataatataagaccaggtcttatataatataatatactataatatagtactgggtcttatattaatttttgctccaaaagatgcattagagctgattgtccgggtaggtcttacttttggggaaacacagtagataatAAAGAAagcctcaacaaattttaaatagtagATAACTTACAGGCAATGATGTGGACCAACATGCAATTGAATTAAAAGTTAATAACAAGATagagacgtcataggaatggcggcagcggggcgcactttctgagttctcctccggatcttattactaacgggacctataacccatcaaagaactctttgctcatcacacagaacagctaagagactcgtggaaggattacttgaaggtgcgctaattgggcgagcaggggaaggaaggaagggagcggagtgaaaacgagCAGGCCCGCAGTGGGGTCTTGACCAGCGGCGGtggcagcgaaaaccgcggtggcacccacagttccgggcacgcaggggatcccagggcggaacggagagcacaagGAGCAcaaggaggtgggctctttccctgcgtcccacggctgatttctcccgccgggagggcggctgtGGGCCCTAgcgcggacaaagaacacagactccatacctgggcctttcccccccttccaatcctacccccgcccttccagagacttaaactggcccctgaactgaggagtagtgtcagattacagaggagtcttagtagtgctcaggctctggaaagcctgacaggcagccctgacccagggaagaggctgggaagtgtgattttggctgggctaggagagaagagactcctccacccccagccatcacgttttctggcctgcgggaagagtgtgacctgcagctgggctgggagagagaagacccctccatccccagccccaccctttctggcctgcctagggcggggcaagtgcaacagcagaggcactcccagggatcaacagtaagcggcagacgcagttctgggctttcagcagctcagaaatctcccgcccacaccgcccccatacacacacaaacacacacactgaagaagtgccctaagactcaggagtactggacatggggctggtggtgctactctcagtgtgcatatgtgcaggcaagggcagaaactgcactgactttgtaaaaactatcatccagacccctcaggcccacgcatttaaatctacagtcccaaagtcactctgggcaccaggtgaccggctctgcctgcgcaataagcagggggctctttggtacagcagaggacaacttggacattacttggtgggcttaagccaagactggcgctgctttttgttttgctttgttttgttttgttgtgttttgtctttgtatctttgatatctttgcctgtgtcgagtgggggttatcgggtgtttttacatgtgaatgtatttgatttttttctttgttgttgttgttgttgttgttgttgttgtgcttggtgatttgctttgttctgaaactgccgtACTAGGGcacagcttaagaggcacaagattcaacatatccagaggccaactccagaccaaaccagagtagtactgggtttgacctacaagtcatacacccagagggaattctctgaaggcactagagcccatagaggccaaaccacatttaagtggtcaaccctcacgcagcagaacgccctgtggtgggcagagccaagtctcacaacaagtcagcctaggagttaaccccacctactcacaagcaaaaagcaattaaagatcttcttgaacaggacaatatacacaacacaagagtcacctttggagcacgcacagaggagaagaacaaagtagtgcaagtcaaatataaaagacacatactacataagataacctagcaagaactaagaactctaagggatctacctaatacatcaaagcaaacacagagagtcagccagaatggggaaacaaagatacacgtcccaaataaaagaacagaagaaacctccacaactggaaccaaatgaagcagacataaccaacctttcagagacagagttcagaacactggtgataagaatgtttaaggagcttagagaagacataaagcaggatgtagaaatcataacgaacaaccagttagaactaaagaacacaattaccgaaattaagaactcacttgaaggaattaccagcaggttagatgaagcagaggatcgaatcagcgacttagaagacaaggtagcagagatcacccaaacagaacaacagaaagaaaaaagaataaaaaacaatgaggatggctaaagagacctctgggataacatcaagcgcaacaacatgcgcatcataggaataccagaaggtgaagagaggaagcaagggattgagaacatatttgaagtaataatgtccgaaaacttccccaacctgatgaaggaaaccaacatacaagcccaggaagtgcagagagttccaaccgggataaacccaaacaggtccacaccaagacacattatagttaaaatggcaaagctgaaagacaaagagagaatcctaaaagcagcaagagaaagacagagggttacatacaagggaactcccataagactatcaaatgatttttctactgaaacattgaaggccagcagggagtggcaggagatactcaaagtgatgtaaagcaaaggcatacaacctagattgctttatccagcaaggctatcatttaaagttgatggagagataaagagctttccagaaaaaaataagctaaaggaatttattactacGAAGCCAGctttgcaagaaatactaaaaggacttctgtaaatagaaaaaagatcaaaacaacctaactacaaatttaaaaatggcaataactatgtacctatcaataatcactttaaatgtaaatggattaaatgctccaatcaagagacatagggtggctgagtggataagaaagcaagacccttgtatatgctgtatacaagagactcacctcagaacaaaagacacacacaggctgaaagtgaagggttggagtaagatatttcttgcaaatggaaatgacaaaaagctggagttgcaatccttatatatgacaaaatagactttaaaatgaagaacatattagaagataaagatgggcactatataataataaagggattgatccgagaagaggacataaccctagtaaacatctatgtacccaacataggagcacctaaatatataaaacaggtactgactgacataaagacagagatcaacagtaacactatcatagtaggggacttcaacacacctctgacaacaagggacaggtcttccagacagaaaatcaatatggaaacaacagccttaaatggtacattggaccacttggatttaatcgatattttcagaacatttcaccccaatgctgcaaaatacacgtttttctcaagcgcacatggaacattttccaagatagaccatatgttaggccacaaaacaagtcttgataaatttaagaaaatttaaatcataccaattgtcttctctgatcacaatgctatgaaattagaaatgaactacaggaaaaaaactggaagacacaccaattcatggaggctgaataacttattactaaataatgaatgggtcaagcaggagatcaaggaagaaatcaaaagatatcttgagaca contains:
- the RP2 gene encoding protein XRP2, coding for MGCFFSKRRKTEKESQPEGEEERPKQYSWDQREKVDPKDYMFNGLKDETIGRLPGKVAGQQFLIQDCENCNIYIFDHSATVTIDDCTNCIIFLGPVKGSVFFRNCRDCKCALACQQFRVRDCRKLEVFLCCATQPIIESSTNIKFGCFQWYYPELAFQFKDAGLSIFNNTWSNIHDFTPVSGERNWSLLPEDVVVQDHVPLPTTEELKAVRVSTEANRSIVPVSRGQRQKSSDESCLVVLFAGDYTIANARKLIDEMVGKGFFLVQTKEVSMKAEDAQRVFREKAPDFLPLLDKGPVIALEFNGDGAVEGCQVIVNEMFNGTQMFISENKETASADVDSFYNFADIQMGI